In a single window of the Arenicella chitinivorans genome:
- a CDS encoding 2OG-Fe(II) oxygenase, with protein MPNLFTEEAANAIHRTLQHETPWHLAYSGEAGTAHALDAFELETLSEQEESAIYQDVYSRASDEYQFIYKFYPIINAILRQQLDEQAMLYQIATFLNSSEFLNYARALTKDKSLVKMNPSATCYQKGHFLNIHDDFGDKREANPSGQRKYAVVFNFCPHWSPNWGGGTNFFNGPNENASETWYPGFNTMTLFRVPVLHSVSPVAPFVNANRYSITGWLRSDPAIARPDLD; from the coding sequence GTGCCTAACCTGTTTACTGAAGAGGCTGCCAACGCTATCCACCGAACTCTCCAGCACGAGACCCCTTGGCACTTAGCATACAGTGGTGAAGCCGGGACTGCGCATGCACTGGATGCCTTTGAGCTTGAGACACTCAGTGAGCAGGAGGAGTCAGCGATTTATCAAGACGTGTATTCACGCGCGTCTGACGAATATCAATTTATCTATAAATTTTATCCCATCATCAATGCCATCTTACGCCAACAACTTGATGAACAGGCGATGTTGTACCAAATAGCAACGTTCTTAAACAGCAGCGAATTTTTGAACTATGCCCGAGCACTTACTAAAGATAAAAGCTTAGTGAAAATGAATCCAAGCGCGACGTGTTATCAAAAAGGGCATTTTTTAAATATACACGATGACTTTGGTGATAAACGCGAAGCCAACCCAAGCGGACAGCGAAAGTATGCCGTCGTATTTAACTTCTGTCCTCACTGGTCTCCAAACTGGGGCGGCGGCACCAATTTTTTTAATGGACCAAATGAGAATGCGTCTGAGACTTGGTATCCGGGGTTTAATACCATGACACTGTTTCGAGTCCCAGTTCTGCACAGCGTCTCGCCCGTGGCCCCCTTTGTGAACGCAAACCGCTATTCAATCACTGGCTGGCTCAGATCTGATCCTGCAATTGCGCGGCCAGATCTGGATTGA
- the bktB gene encoding beta-ketothiolase BktB — protein MLNEVFIVSAVRTAIGSFGGSLKGVSPADLGAHVSREAVKRAGVDINSIGSNVVGHVMRTDVKDAYMARRVALQAELPIHTQSLTLNRLCGSGLEAVTFAAQQLQLGEVGVAVAGGTESMSSAAHLLTTNRWGQRMGDGTIQDELTGGLTDPFGVGHMGITAENLAEKYVISREEQDAFALASQHRAIAAIEAGHFASQITPYEIATRKGSVVFDTDEDPRADTTAERLGSLRAVFKDGGSVTAGNASGINDGAAMVVLATQEQVTQQRLKPMARVVSYGRCGVPNEIMGIGPVGATKMALSRAGLSVADLDVIESNEAFAAQALSVAKELDFPADKTNPNGGAIALGHPVGASGAVILTKLIYELHRVGGKYGLATLCIGGGQGIAMIVEAV, from the coding sequence ATGTTGAACGAAGTCTTTATCGTCAGTGCCGTGCGCACGGCAATCGGTAGTTTTGGTGGCAGTTTGAAGGGAGTGTCGCCCGCGGACTTAGGCGCTCACGTAAGTCGTGAAGCCGTAAAGCGCGCTGGTGTGGACATCAATTCAATCGGCTCCAATGTCGTCGGGCATGTCATGCGGACCGATGTTAAAGATGCCTATATGGCACGACGTGTGGCGCTGCAGGCTGAGTTGCCAATCCATACGCAATCGCTCACCCTGAACCGTTTGTGCGGTTCGGGCTTGGAGGCAGTCACATTTGCAGCCCAACAACTGCAACTGGGTGAAGTCGGTGTTGCCGTTGCCGGTGGTACGGAGTCGATGAGTTCCGCCGCGCATCTATTGACGACCAACCGCTGGGGGCAACGGATGGGCGATGGCACGATTCAAGATGAATTGACGGGCGGTTTGACCGACCCGTTTGGTGTGGGGCACATGGGGATTACTGCTGAAAATCTGGCAGAGAAATACGTGATATCTCGAGAAGAGCAAGACGCGTTTGCGCTTGCGTCACAGCACCGTGCGATCGCTGCCATTGAGGCCGGTCATTTTGCGTCTCAAATCACACCGTATGAAATCGCCACGCGCAAAGGCTCTGTGGTCTTCGACACCGATGAGGATCCGAGGGCGGACACCACGGCTGAGCGACTGGGGAGCTTGCGAGCAGTGTTCAAAGACGGAGGTTCAGTCACCGCGGGCAATGCATCTGGTATCAACGACGGCGCAGCAATGGTCGTGCTTGCAACGCAGGAGCAGGTGACACAGCAGCGTTTGAAGCCGATGGCGCGCGTGGTGTCCTATGGCCGCTGTGGGGTGCCAAACGAAATCATGGGGATTGGCCCTGTCGGCGCAACTAAGATGGCTTTATCGCGGGCGGGTTTGTCGGTAGCTGACTTGGATGTGATTGAATCCAACGAAGCATTTGCTGCACAGGCGTTGTCGGTGGCCAAAGAGCTTGATTTCCCAGCAGACAAAACCAATCCGAATGGGGGTGCAATAGCTTTGGGTCATCCAGTTGGGGCCAGCGGCGCCGTGATTCTGACAAAGCTTATTTACGAGCTTCATCGAGTCGGTGGCAAATATGGTTTGGCGACATTGTGTATTGGTGGTGGCCAAGGCATCGCGATGATCGTTGAGGCAGTTTAA
- a CDS encoding EF-hand domain-containing protein, whose translation MKKFNVVSVLAGLSVALTGPTFAQEQAAEDFPDGPPRHHELKHHKKKRDRMHEYMMKKVDTNEDGQIDLSEYLANAEQRFKNMDLNGDGYVTREEQKEAGKIMREKHREMREKMRAERKAARKAAEGDSE comes from the coding sequence ATGAAAAAATTTAATGTCGTAAGTGTCCTAGCTGGCCTGTCGGTTGCTCTGACTGGGCCAACGTTTGCACAAGAACAAGCCGCTGAAGATTTTCCAGACGGTCCTCCGCGACATCATGAGTTGAAGCATCACAAAAAGAAGCGTGATCGTATGCATGAGTACATGATGAAGAAGGTGGATACCAATGAAGATGGTCAGATCGATTTGTCTGAGTATCTCGCCAACGCTGAGCAACGCTTCAAAAACATGGATCTCAATGGCGATGGCTATGTAACTCGTGAGGAACAAAAAGAAGCCGGGAAGATCATGCGTGAGAAACACCGTGAAATGCGAGAGAAAATGCGCGCTGAACGAAAAGCAGCGCGTAAGGCAGCTGAAGGCGACAGCGAATAA
- a CDS encoding FadR/GntR family transcriptional regulator yields the protein MANKKRLYLSVFKEISSLIQSGEFPVGSRLPTERELSERFNVSRPTIREAIIALEAKEKVAVKPNSGVYVLDNNPTNDDFSRGISAFELLEARVLIEGEAAALAARMISEDELKELAAALNDLEAEGVEDISSSGADRRFHKVIAEATHNRVIMKQIQYLWDIQENIDYIHHAHQSVCAADASTRIADHTAIYDAIADGNASEARRAMRSHFSDLLEAMHDASEREAVEETRRKAAQLRERFSIGEVVNF from the coding sequence ATGGCCAATAAAAAACGACTTTATCTCTCTGTATTCAAAGAAATCTCTAGCCTGATCCAATCAGGGGAGTTTCCGGTGGGCAGTCGGTTACCGACTGAACGCGAATTGTCTGAACGTTTCAATGTCAGTCGACCTACCATACGTGAAGCGATTATTGCCCTTGAAGCAAAAGAAAAAGTTGCTGTGAAACCAAACTCTGGTGTTTACGTATTGGATAACAACCCAACCAACGATGATTTCAGCCGCGGAATCAGTGCGTTTGAATTGCTGGAAGCCCGAGTTCTGATCGAAGGCGAAGCTGCCGCCTTGGCCGCCAGAATGATCTCCGAAGATGAACTGAAGGAACTCGCTGCTGCATTAAACGACCTTGAGGCCGAAGGCGTCGAAGACATCTCGTCGTCCGGTGCCGACCGACGGTTTCACAAGGTGATTGCAGAAGCAACGCACAACCGTGTGATCATGAAGCAGATCCAGTACCTCTGGGACATTCAGGAAAACATCGACTACATTCACCATGCCCATCAGTCTGTGTGTGCGGCAGACGCCAGTACCCGCATTGCCGACCACACCGCAATTTACGACGCGATTGCCGATGGCAACGCATCGGAAGCCCGGCGTGCCATGCGTAGTCACTTTTCGGACCTATTAGAAGCCATGCATGACGCATCTGAACGCGAGGCAGTTGAAGAAACCCGCCGCAAAGCAGCACAACTCAGAGAGCGGTTTTCAATTGGCGAAGTGGTCAACTTTTAG
- a CDS encoding acyltransferase family protein — protein sequence MSNRPPITARNPRVDLLRGWLILLVIVGHIVLGSVHEQFVRYAIYAFHMPLFIGLTGYLLNPDKLASSSLIAVGARYWWRVGLPFLIAFACFTGILLLHAQQEGRFSSSLVLGYLVTPYYHLWFVPTLILWVFGFWLALKLRFPLILALLGSVFITAVWSMFAGVSLPHIVALLVSKKVVYFFSFFLLGAWLRTDAGVRWLRSMTVINAIPPAIILISAAVYLMHIGPEKSVLKGGAWLMMNCVLILVSIKWIQTRLSAKANKTVRRGLMSNTLVAMGRVSLPIYLWHVVPMFLLKGWDIHQTQPWIYYLVSVVGASLIVAALLKMEGKNRLMDRLVYGI from the coding sequence ATGAGTAATCGCCCTCCTATTACAGCTCGTAATCCGCGCGTGGATCTGTTGCGCGGATGGCTCATTTTGTTGGTGATTGTTGGGCATATTGTGCTTGGCTCAGTGCATGAACAGTTTGTGCGCTACGCGATTTATGCGTTCCATATGCCGCTGTTTATTGGACTGACGGGTTATCTACTCAACCCCGATAAACTGGCCAGCAGTTCATTGATCGCCGTCGGTGCGCGATACTGGTGGCGAGTCGGATTGCCATTTTTAATTGCCTTTGCTTGCTTCACCGGAATCCTGCTTTTGCATGCGCAACAGGAAGGGCGCTTTAGTTCAAGCTTGGTGTTGGGTTATCTGGTTACGCCTTATTATCACCTCTGGTTTGTCCCAACGCTGATTCTGTGGGTGTTTGGGTTTTGGTTGGCGCTCAAACTGCGTTTTCCATTGATCTTAGCGCTGCTGGGCAGCGTGTTTATCACCGCAGTCTGGAGTATGTTCGCTGGTGTTTCGCTGCCCCATATCGTCGCGCTGTTGGTGAGCAAAAAAGTTGTCTACTTTTTCAGTTTCTTCTTGTTGGGTGCATGGCTGCGTACAGACGCGGGTGTGCGCTGGTTGCGGTCTATGACGGTGATTAACGCGATTCCACCGGCCATTATCTTGATCAGCGCTGCGGTCTATCTGATGCATATCGGGCCTGAGAAGTCGGTGCTTAAGGGTGGTGCGTGGTTAATGATGAATTGTGTGTTGATTTTGGTCAGCATCAAGTGGATTCAAACACGTCTGTCGGCCAAAGCGAACAAGACTGTGCGGCGTGGTTTGATGAGTAATACGCTGGTCGCCATGGGGCGAGTGTCGCTGCCGATTTACTTGTGGCATGTGGTGCCGATGTTTCTCCTCAAGGGCTGGGATATTCACCAGACTCAGCCTTGGATCTATTATCTAGTTAGCGTCGTAGGCGCGAGCTTGATTGTCGCAGCCTTGCTAAAGATGGAAGGCAAAAACCGGCTGATGGATCGGCTTGTCTATGGTATTTAA
- a CDS encoding GreA/GreB family elongation factor, with protein sequence MSRWRPPQPRSTAIITPEGYAALEKEIKALWAKRRIVNDALAAAAAEGDRSENAEYIYRKKEQAGIDRRIRYLQKRMPDLQVVSQVGDHSRIFFGARVELEDEQGKLHQYRIVGPDETNTAAGDISIDSPLAKSLLKKQVDDEISINIADKPVHYVILQIDYV encoded by the coding sequence ATGAGTCGCTGGCGACCACCCCAACCTCGATCAACCGCCATCATAACCCCAGAAGGTTATGCGGCATTAGAGAAAGAAATTAAAGCGCTCTGGGCCAAACGCCGTATCGTGAACGACGCGCTCGCCGCTGCTGCCGCGGAGGGCGACCGTAGCGAGAATGCAGAGTACATCTACCGCAAGAAAGAGCAGGCAGGCATCGATCGACGCATACGCTATTTGCAAAAACGGATGCCAGACCTGCAAGTGGTATCTCAGGTCGGGGATCACAGCAGGATATTCTTTGGCGCGCGTGTCGAGCTCGAAGATGAGCAAGGTAAGCTGCATCAGTACCGAATCGTCGGTCCAGACGAAACAAACACTGCTGCTGGCGATATCAGTATCGATTCACCGCTGGCTAAATCTCTGCTAAAAAAACAAGTCGACGATGAAATCAGCATCAATATTGCCGACAAGCCTGTTCACTATGTGATTTTGCAGATTGACTACGTCTGA
- a CDS encoding sigma-70 family RNA polymerase sigma factor, giving the protein MSAYAQFDDRRLFELIRSGNHDAFTQLVTRYTDQFFALAYRTLGSVEDARDVVQQAFVNLWVRPHMWRPDKAKFTTWFYRVILNACHDQLRRGAKTATVEPAEFDRAVGETFMESHSATKDVADTVAERQHTEWQRHSLRRWIAELPSAQRDALTLVVQSELPQREAAEVLGVSVKALESLLIRAKRNLAQQLAVEQSKQRRDSPLLRNILSQ; this is encoded by the coding sequence ATGTCGGCGTACGCCCAATTTGATGATCGGCGTTTGTTTGAGCTGATTCGGTCGGGTAACCATGATGCATTTACGCAATTGGTTACCCGCTACACGGACCAGTTTTTCGCGCTGGCTTATCGAACGCTGGGGAGCGTGGAAGACGCACGAGATGTCGTACAGCAAGCGTTTGTAAACTTGTGGGTCCGACCGCATATGTGGCGACCGGACAAAGCCAAGTTCACAACCTGGTTTTATCGTGTGATTCTTAACGCGTGTCACGACCAACTTCGTCGCGGCGCTAAAACCGCGACGGTCGAGCCGGCTGAATTCGATCGCGCCGTGGGTGAGACGTTTATGGAGTCGCACTCAGCAACGAAGGATGTAGCTGACACGGTTGCAGAGCGTCAACATACGGAATGGCAACGTCATTCCTTACGCCGTTGGATCGCTGAGCTGCCGAGTGCGCAACGTGATGCGCTCACGCTTGTGGTGCAATCTGAACTGCCTCAGCGAGAAGCCGCCGAGGTTCTTGGGGTCAGCGTTAAAGCGCTCGAGTCCTTATTGATCCGCGCCAAGCGAAACCTAGCGCAGCAGTTGGCCGTGGAACAATCTAAGCAGCGTAGAGATAGCCCATTGCTGCGTAATATATTGAGTCAATAA
- a CDS encoding retropepsin-like aspartic protease: MKRTLPTIYLLTCLSMLGACDRPTLDSKTKSQTHNKELLTPNGQVPMPHRATPVVTLPETDDNHDPLPIQHSNIRTWLSDGNLAQIKNYVLSHYSALSSSELNAIKQQLLAIDVTQPNALDRLALTAELFDDNLSWQAYARHAERDRHWHEAHKAYLRLSQLEVEPDAQEAAFSALVRTSAYLRNELERNGDLSGIQLLYQQLVDLHPGVTRFRLELAHANLHLGDLNRARLLYEELRYDPDFGAIAEHALDTIERKSSDQARNDEVEVPLEIQGSSMLVRVSLNQQPTTLLLDTGASITALSKATIRALNLPPTGQKIWLATANGQRQASVYSLNQITLGQFTLNRVLVAEIDLEHYDGLLGTDVLSALAQEYDYRLENNPGRLVFTPKR; the protein is encoded by the coding sequence ATGAAACGTACGCTGCCGACTATCTACCTGCTGACCTGTTTAAGTATGCTCGGAGCATGCGATCGGCCGACACTGGATTCGAAAACGAAATCGCAGACTCACAATAAAGAGTTGCTGACCCCGAATGGCCAAGTGCCGATGCCACACCGTGCCACACCGGTGGTGACGTTGCCTGAAACAGACGATAATCACGATCCGTTACCAATCCAACACTCCAATATTCGAACCTGGTTATCAGACGGCAACCTGGCACAGATCAAAAACTATGTTTTATCACACTATTCGGCACTCTCCAGTTCTGAACTCAATGCGATTAAACAACAATTGTTGGCCATCGATGTTACCCAACCCAACGCTCTGGATCGGCTGGCCCTCACCGCTGAGTTATTTGACGACAACCTAAGCTGGCAAGCCTATGCGCGACACGCCGAACGTGATCGCCACTGGCACGAGGCACATAAGGCATACCTTCGCTTAAGCCAGCTCGAGGTCGAGCCGGATGCTCAAGAAGCGGCTTTCTCTGCGTTAGTGCGCACCAGCGCCTATCTGCGCAACGAATTAGAACGTAACGGAGATCTCTCGGGCATCCAGCTGTTGTATCAGCAGTTGGTAGATTTGCATCCCGGCGTTACTCGATTTCGTTTGGAATTGGCGCACGCCAACCTGCATTTAGGCGACCTGAATCGAGCCCGTCTGTTGTATGAGGAATTACGTTACGACCCCGATTTTGGTGCCATTGCCGAGCACGCGCTCGACACAATTGAACGCAAGTCAAGCGACCAAGCTCGCAATGATGAAGTCGAGGTTCCGCTGGAAATTCAAGGGTCAAGTATGCTGGTGCGCGTGTCACTCAATCAACAACCAACTACTCTGCTGCTCGACACCGGGGCCTCGATTACCGCACTTAGCAAAGCAACGATTCGTGCCCTGAACTTACCCCCTACCGGGCAAAAAATTTGGTTGGCTACGGCCAACGGGCAGCGCCAGGCTTCAGTTTACTCTCTGAATCAAATAACCTTGGGCCAGTTTACCTTGAACCGTGTGTTAGTCGCCGAAATTGACCTTGAGCACTATGACGGCCTGCTCGGAACCGACGTACTCAGCGCGCTTGCTCAAGAATACGATTATCGACTCGAAAACAACCCTGGCAGATTAGTCTTCACCCCCAAACGCTAG
- the recQ gene encoding DNA helicase RecQ, whose product MINRAEDILKHTFGYAAFRGSQREIINTVLSGHDALVLMPTGGGKSLCYQIPGLVRPGMAIVVSPLIALMQDQVSALQQLGIRAAYLNSMLSREEAGLTLRAIHDQELDVLYIAPERLLQDATLDRLVNIPISLIAIDEAHCVSQWGHDFRADYLGLNVLRHAFPGVPRVALTATADQRSRDEIVARLDLYQPEVFVSSFDRPNIRYVVKGKGDAKAQLLAFLQDFKSQAGIVYCMSRNRVDGIAAWLAGRGFKALPYHAGLSAEERQAHQQRFLREEGVIMVATIAFGMGIDKPDVRFVAHLDLPKSLEAYYQETGRAGRDGQPSVAWMVYGLQDVVRIGKMVQDSSANEQFKRIERAKIDSLLAWCESTTCRRRALLRYFGEESDTACGNCDVCMNPPKTWDATEAAQKLLSNIYRTGQRFGAGHVIDVLRGKKTDKVAQFGHHSLSTFGIGVDLGDQQWRSIIRQLLVQGYLSVNEQAYGAIQLTEKARALLRGEVALFLRQDAMNVKPNRPRRASTQVAVADNDLWEALKACRKELADALGVPPFHVFHDATLMEMMEYRPADDQELLSINGVGQVKLEKFGRDFLEVIAEFT is encoded by the coding sequence ATGATAAACCGTGCGGAAGATATTTTAAAACATACCTTTGGGTACGCGGCCTTTCGTGGGTCGCAACGTGAGATCATTAATACGGTGCTTTCTGGGCACGATGCATTGGTGTTAATGCCAACCGGTGGTGGAAAGTCTCTGTGTTATCAAATTCCCGGTTTGGTCCGCCCTGGGATGGCCATCGTGGTATCGCCGCTAATCGCGTTGATGCAGGATCAGGTGTCCGCATTACAACAACTGGGCATCCGTGCCGCCTATCTCAATTCAATGTTGTCTCGCGAAGAGGCAGGTCTAACACTGCGTGCGATACATGACCAGGAGTTAGATGTGTTGTATATAGCCCCCGAGCGACTATTGCAGGATGCTACCTTAGATCGTTTGGTTAATATCCCTATTTCGTTGATCGCGATTGATGAAGCGCATTGTGTCTCGCAGTGGGGGCATGATTTTCGTGCAGACTATCTGGGGCTAAATGTGCTGCGTCACGCATTTCCCGGTGTGCCACGAGTGGCGCTGACCGCGACCGCTGATCAACGCTCACGCGATGAAATTGTTGCGCGGTTGGACCTTTATCAACCTGAAGTGTTTGTCAGTAGTTTTGATCGTCCTAATATTCGTTATGTCGTGAAGGGGAAAGGCGACGCTAAAGCGCAGTTACTGGCGTTTTTACAGGACTTTAAATCTCAGGCTGGGATTGTCTATTGTATGTCGCGCAACCGAGTGGATGGCATTGCGGCCTGGCTGGCTGGGCGCGGGTTCAAGGCGCTGCCCTACCACGCTGGTTTAAGCGCCGAGGAGCGTCAAGCCCATCAGCAGCGTTTTCTGCGCGAAGAGGGTGTGATCATGGTGGCGACCATTGCTTTTGGGATGGGCATTGATAAACCGGATGTGCGTTTTGTAGCGCATTTGGATCTGCCCAAAAGTCTGGAAGCGTACTACCAGGAGACGGGTCGTGCGGGTCGAGATGGCCAACCCAGCGTCGCTTGGATGGTGTACGGTCTACAGGATGTGGTGCGGATCGGCAAGATGGTTCAGGATTCGTCAGCCAATGAGCAGTTTAAACGTATTGAGCGTGCGAAGATTGACAGCTTGTTGGCGTGGTGTGAATCAACCACCTGCCGGCGTCGCGCATTGCTACGGTATTTTGGTGAGGAAAGTGATACCGCATGTGGAAACTGCGATGTGTGTATGAATCCCCCCAAAACTTGGGATGCCACGGAAGCGGCGCAGAAACTGTTGTCCAATATCTATCGCACAGGCCAGCGGTTTGGAGCCGGGCACGTCATTGATGTGCTGCGTGGTAAGAAGACCGACAAAGTGGCGCAGTTTGGTCACCACAGCCTCAGTACGTTTGGTATTGGGGTGGATCTGGGCGATCAACAGTGGCGTTCGATCATTCGCCAACTCTTGGTTCAGGGGTATTTGAGCGTGAACGAACAAGCCTATGGTGCAATCCAGTTGACCGAAAAAGCCCGCGCGCTGTTGCGCGGAGAAGTGGCGCTGTTCTTGCGTCAGGATGCCATGAACGTCAAACCCAATCGACCCCGTCGTGCGTCAACACAGGTGGCCGTTGCTGACAATGATTTGTGGGAGGCCCTGAAGGCGTGTCGAAAAGAGCTGGCCGACGCATTGGGGGTGCCGCCATTTCATGTGTTCCACGATGCCACGTTGATGGAGATGATGGAATATCGACCGGCCGATGACCAGGAGCTGCTATCGATCAATGGTGTGGGTCAGGTGAAGCTGGAAAAATTTGGTCGGGACTTTTTAGAGGTTATTGCCGAATTCACTTAG
- a CDS encoding tetratricopeptide repeat-containing sulfotransferase family protein — protein MNQVSVLELSRRARLAVSQRHWAAVETAANSILRIDEHSAEGWFLSGLYQQSQRQLGAAMHAFEYAWQLAPERYDAAIELAGLKRQQLHHAEAVQILQQVGPLCHQSSLYSHKAAQIYTRLGLHESANPFYRRAVAIQPDAASLKASLATNTTLLGNIDEARLLLNDLLHRYPKHQRHHWELAALRSAQDDHHLRQMQQLLEASDEPDERNIFLLYAIGKESEDLERWESAFDCYQRAGAAAVRLASASGYQIGQDTAPLDALPSLCSRDWCAQHVTSSASKDNELTPIFVVGLPRTGTTLVERILSSHSNVDSADETFFLPIALRQAIQSTDYTNPDLTVADLTRVAETSLREVAKTYSDLVRYRLDGAQYFVDKYPLNFKNLGFICAAFPNAKIVLLDRHPMDACFALFKQPYFNFAYRLDHLADYYLAYDRLRRHWLASLGERITSVNYEALVTEPQREIARLLDKLELPIEQACFDFHTNQSASATASSVQVREAMHRRSVQKWVNWERQLAPLSASLLAAGVSV, from the coding sequence GTGAATCAAGTCTCTGTGCTAGAGCTGAGTCGGCGTGCGCGTCTAGCCGTAAGTCAACGTCACTGGGCTGCTGTCGAAACGGCCGCCAACTCTATTTTGCGCATCGACGAGCATAGCGCAGAAGGGTGGTTCTTATCTGGTTTGTATCAACAGTCGCAACGGCAGCTGGGTGCGGCTATGCATGCTTTCGAATACGCTTGGCAGTTAGCGCCGGAGCGCTATGATGCGGCGATCGAATTGGCAGGTTTGAAGCGACAACAATTACACCATGCGGAAGCGGTCCAGATCCTGCAACAAGTTGGTCCATTGTGCCACCAGAGCTCGTTATACAGTCATAAAGCTGCGCAGATTTACACCCGTCTGGGTTTGCATGAAAGCGCAAATCCATTTTACCGACGAGCGGTTGCGATTCAGCCTGACGCGGCGTCGTTAAAAGCCAGTTTGGCCACCAATACCACACTGCTAGGCAACATCGATGAAGCTCGTTTGCTGTTAAACGACCTACTGCACCGTTACCCCAAACATCAGCGCCATCACTGGGAACTAGCTGCACTGAGGTCCGCCCAGGACGATCATCATTTACGGCAGATGCAGCAGCTTCTTGAGGCTTCTGATGAGCCGGACGAACGTAATATATTTTTACTGTACGCAATTGGCAAAGAGTCCGAAGACCTCGAACGTTGGGAATCCGCCTTTGATTGTTATCAACGTGCCGGTGCGGCAGCAGTGAGACTGGCCAGCGCGTCGGGTTATCAGATCGGTCAAGATACGGCACCCTTGGATGCGCTTCCTTCACTCTGTAGTCGAGACTGGTGTGCGCAACATGTCACATCGAGCGCTTCGAAAGACAATGAGCTAACCCCGATTTTTGTGGTTGGATTGCCGCGGACCGGCACTACCTTGGTCGAACGTATTTTGAGTAGCCACTCGAATGTGGATAGCGCTGACGAGACCTTCTTTTTGCCAATTGCACTACGTCAGGCTATTCAATCGACAGACTACACCAACCCGGATTTGACCGTTGCTGATCTGACCCGCGTGGCTGAAACCTCGCTCAGAGAGGTGGCAAAAACGTACAGTGATCTAGTTCGATATCGACTCGATGGAGCGCAATATTTCGTCGATAAATACCCGCTCAACTTTAAAAACCTTGGGTTTATCTGTGCGGCATTTCCGAACGCAAAAATTGTTTTGCTTGATCGACATCCGATGGATGCGTGTTTCGCATTATTTAAACAGCCGTATTTCAACTTTGCATATCGTTTGGATCATCTAGCGGATTATTACCTTGCTTATGATCGGTTAAGACGCCATTGGCTCGCGAGTTTAGGAGAACGGATAACGTCAGTGAACTACGAGGCACTCGTGACAGAACCGCAGCGAGAAATTGCCCGGCTGTTGGATAAACTTGAGTTGCCGATTGAGCAGGCTTGCTTCGATTTTCACACCAACCAGTCCGCGAGTGCAACCGCTAGCTCAGTGCAAGTCAGAGAGGCAATGCACCGTCGCTCGGTGCAGAAGTGGGTCAATTGGGAGCGCCAGCTGGCGCCATTGAGTGCATCTCTATTGGCCGCCGGTGTATCAGTCTAG